In Methylomonas sp. MK1, the following are encoded in one genomic region:
- a CDS encoding calcium/sodium antiporter, with translation MALPLLMIVIGLIVLVWSADIFVEGAAAIARFLGMSPLLIGMVVIGFGTSAPELTVSALSAWQGNPGIALGNAYGSNITNIALILGTVALISPIIVHSQIVKKELPVLFAVTLFVLAQLYDGELSRTDAILELAVFIGVMTWMVRQGLNKKAETTDVLGEEVADEMEEHPMSFAQSVIWLVGGLLFLMLSSRLLVWGAVTIAQDLGVSDLVIGLTIVAIGTSLPELASSIAAARKGEHDLALGNIIGSNLFNTLAVVGLAGVIHPMSIPLEIVNRDWPLMALLTLSLFFLGYARKGEQGRINRVEGGILLAIYASYTVYLINTVVSA, from the coding sequence ATGGCTTTGCCACTGTTGATGATAGTCATCGGTCTGATTGTGTTGGTTTGGAGTGCCGATATTTTTGTCGAAGGAGCTGCCGCGATAGCGCGTTTTCTGGGGATGTCGCCGTTATTGATCGGCATGGTGGTGATCGGTTTCGGCACCTCCGCGCCGGAATTGACGGTATCGGCCTTGTCGGCTTGGCAAGGTAATCCGGGGATAGCGCTGGGTAATGCTTACGGGTCGAATATTACCAATATCGCCTTGATTCTGGGGACGGTGGCATTGATCAGCCCGATTATCGTCCATTCGCAAATTGTAAAAAAAGAGCTGCCGGTATTGTTTGCCGTCACCTTGTTCGTGCTGGCGCAGTTATACGACGGCGAGTTGTCGCGAACCGATGCGATTCTGGAGCTGGCGGTATTTATCGGGGTGATGACCTGGATGGTGCGCCAAGGTCTGAACAAAAAGGCCGAGACAACTGATGTGTTGGGCGAAGAAGTCGCCGACGAGATGGAAGAACATCCGATGTCCTTCGCGCAGTCTGTGATTTGGTTGGTCGGCGGCCTGCTGTTCTTGATGCTCAGTTCCAGGTTATTGGTTTGGGGTGCGGTAACGATTGCCCAGGATTTGGGGGTCAGCGATTTGGTGATCGGCTTAACCATCGTCGCCATCGGCACCTCTTTGCCCGAGTTGGCGTCGTCGATTGCCGCTGCCCGCAAAGGTGAACACGATCTGGCCTTGGGTAATATCATCGGCTCCAATTTATTCAATACGCTGGCGGTGGTCGGATTGGCCGGGGTCATTCATCCGATGTCGATTCCACTGGAAATCGTTAATCGCGATTGGCCGCTAATGGCCTTGCTAACGTTATCGCTGTTCTTTTTGGGATACGCCAGAAAAGGCGAGCAAGGCCGGATCAATCGGGTTGAAGGCGGCATCTTGTTAGCTATTTACGCCAGTTACACCGTGTACTTGATTAACACCGTCGTGAGCGCTTAA